The following DNA comes from Salmo trutta chromosome 15, fSalTru1.1, whole genome shotgun sequence.
atcggagggcctgttgtccggacctctagcagtctctatgggggtaccacagggttcaattctcgggccgactcttttctctgtatatatcaatgatgtcgttttgctgcgggtgattccctgatccacctctacgcagacgacaccattctgtatacatctggcccttatttggacactgtgttaactaacctccagacaagcttcaatgccatacaacactccttccgtggcctccaactgctcttaaatgctagcaaaaccaaatgcatgcttttcaaccgttcgctgcccgcacccgcccgcccgactagcatcactactctggacggttctgacctagaatacgtggacaactacaaatacctaggtgtctggctagactgtaatctctccttccagactcatatcaaacatctccattccaaaatcaaatctagaatcggctttctatttcgcaacaaagcctccttcactcacgccgccaaacttaccctagtaaaactgactatcctaccgatcctcgacttcggcgatgtcatctacaaaataacttccaatactctactcagcaaattggatgtagtctatcacagtgccatccgttttgttaccaaagcgccttataccacccaccactgcgacctgtatgctctagtcggctggcccttgctacgtcgccagacccactggttccaggtcatctataagtctatgctaggtaaagctccaccttatctcagctcactggtcacgataacaacacccacccgtagcacgtgctccagcaggtatatctcactggtcatccccaaagccaacacctcatttggccacctttccttccagttctctgctgccagtgactggaacgaattgcaaacatttctgaagctggagacttatatttccctcactaaactttaaacatcagctacctgagcagctaaccgatcgctgcagctgtacatagtccatctgtaaatagcccacccaatctacctacctcatccccatactgtttttatttacttttctgctcttttgaacaccagtatcactacctacacaccaccatctgctcatctatcactccagtgttaatctgctaaattgtaattactttgctactatggcctatttattgccttacctcctcatgccatttgcacacactgtatatagactttcttttttttctattgtgttattgactgtatgcttgtttattccatatgtaactctgtgttgtttgtgtcgcactgctttgctttatcttggccaggtcgcagttgtaaatgagaacttgttctcaactagcttacctggttaagtaaaggtgaaatacatttattttattttttttactccgGCCGACGCTTGGCGttgggcatggtgatcttaggcttgtgtgcggctgctcggccatggaaacccatttcatgaggctctcgacgaacagttcttgtgctgacgttgcttccagaggcagtttggaactctgtagtgagtgttgcaaccgaggacacacTATTTTTGCGTTCTACGctcttcagcactctgcggtcctgttctgtgagcttgtgtggcctaccacttcgcggctaagCTGTTGTTGCTCattgatgtttccacttcacaataacagcacttatttgaccggggcagctctaataGGGCAGTAatctgacaaactgacttgttggaaaggtggcctcCTATGATGATGCCATGttgaaagtaactgagctcttcagtaaggccattctattgccaatttttatctatggagattgcatgtctgtgtgctcgatGTGAGGGATGCAACtggtgtgtctgaaatagccaaatccactcatttgaaagggtatccacatacttatgtgtatatatagtgtttctGTCTATACTTCCTCTCACCCACCTATCCACCCTCCTTACCTTGCATCCCTCACTTTCTTGACCTTTTTTTTCCTGGTGAACCTTTTCATGCTCTATTGCTTGTAATCTGTTTTCTGTGTTTCTCCTCACATAGTTCATTAATCATACAGGGTGTCCTCTTCTGCTGTTCTCTTCTTGTGTTTTCAAAAACCGGCTTTTCTAGATCTCACTTACTTCAAACTATTTGACCACAActctctctccaccatctctTGCCTCATACATTTTcccactctctttttctctctccctctttttctcactctctcccaccctctcttctctccccctcaggAGTTCAACACATCAGGttccagtaacacagacacagggAAGGCAGCTGGTAACCTGGAGACAAAGTACAAGATGAAGGAGCTGGGCCTGAGCTTCAACCAGAAGTGGAACACCGACAACACTCTGGCTACAGAGGTCACTGTGGAGGACCAGCTGGCTCAGGGACTCAAGCTGGCTCTGGACACATCCTTCGTACCAAACACTGGGTGAGAGAGGGACATCAAACCGTTAACGACATACCACGTTATTCCTTTTGAccaaaaaatatgaaatgatttAGCATTTATTCATGAATTATGTTATCATCTTTCTTTTTTTGTAGTGTGAAGGATCAGATATGAAAGTTTATTTGTTGGATGTCTAATtttcctgtctcctctccatctGTCCTCAGCAAGAAGAGTGGCAAGCTGAAGACTGGCTACAAGCGTGACTTCCTTAATGTGGGCTGTGACGTCGACTTCGAGGGTCCCATCATCCACGCAGCCGCAGTGGTGGGCTATGAGGGCTGGCTGGCCGGGTACCAGATGGCCTTTGACACGGCCAAGTCCAAACTGGCCCAGAACAACTTTGCCCTGGGATACAAGGCTGGAGACTTCCAGCTCCACACCAACGTGTGAGTATCTCAGTGCAGTGGATCTTGCCTAGAAACACTGGTTTTGTTTTTGAGTGAGTCATCAGAAATGTGGAATGTGTTAGATGGTAAAGTTTGGGACTGTGGCTGCGGTTTCCCCGTGTCTCTCAGTAGTAATGGTATGGAGGTTAGAGTAGGAAGGAGTTTCtgtgttacccccccccccccccccccagtaatgACAGAACAGAATTAAGAGGGTTCCACACACCAGAAGGTGTCTAGGAGTATGAACTAGGGGTTGATTTGTGTCTAACTGttaactgctctctctctctcctcagtaacGATGGGACCGAATTTGGGGGTTCTATCTACCAGAAGGTGGATGACCAGCTGGAGACGGCGGTCACTCTGGCCTGGACGGCCGGCAGCAACAACACACGCTTCGGCATCGCAGCCAAATACGCTCTGGACAAAGATGCTTCCCTGTCTGTGAGTAACACACACTGACGTGTACACACACGTTCCATTTATACGCTTTACCCTGGCGGGACTTCAGCCAGCTTTACAAACTAACACACGTTCTCTGGCTGTCTGTGTCTCCCCCTGCAGGCCAAAGTGAATAACGCCAGCCTGATTGGAGTCGGTTACACCCAGAGCCTCAGGCCAGGTGAGTAACAATCACAACAGAGAAGGTTATGATCTAAGCACAACCGTTATGTTAGGTGTAGCTGTGGTGTTTAACACCTCCAGTAATATTATTCTCCTCTGTGCGTGTAGGTGTGAAGGTGACTCTGTCAGCCCTGATCGATGGGAAGAACTTCAACACCGGTGGTCACAAGGTTGGCCTGGGCTTCGAGCTGGAGGCATAAAGCAGGAACAAGACCCACCAACCAAGAGAAGAGCTCAGAACCAATCACACCTCCATTCCCAACCACATGCAAACCCTACCACAGCCCTTATCCAAAACCATCGTCATGTATCCTCCATTCCTGcacctctgtctcacacacacacacagaaacacacacattaagTGTTTAGGCAGGAATAGTCAAACCCGTGGCAGCCATGTCCGTCATGACTGAAGTAGCTAAATAACCTGAATGGATActgagagggggcgagagagacaTTCTGTAATGTTATGGCCATTATATATTCTAGTCCTTTGGTTTAGATAGTTAGCTACCACTACCTTTCATCTTGTTTTAAGAAAGTGTTTCAGTCTTACAGGGGAAAGGCAGGCACATAACATGGATACCTCCCCTTTAACTGACGTACAGAAAGGCAGTGGCTAAGTTTAGTCATCTGACTGGTAACTGAAAAGACACTGTGTTATATCTCAGTAGGAGTTTGGGGGAGTAGTCCTTGGGAAACTTGTAGCTCATGTATGCTTATGTACGTTTATATTCCCCTTCATCTTTCATTGTAAACATGTCTGAATGAATATCTGGAGTAGAACAGAAGGCTTGGTCAGAACGTCCAACAAGCATTTGAAGCCCAGTGTTCCCTTGGTAAAAAAAGAGTGCTCCGTCTCGGTTTGTTTTGTATTGGTTTGAGTATCAAATGTTGTATTTTGGTTGTGCTGTTGTCAGTCGTGGACCATGGTGTCAGTTAAACTAGGTGTGATCATAGGATGTTTTAGTGATGTTGGACATTATGTACGACTTCAATTGTATGTTTTCATATCACGGATGTAAACCGTTGTTGGTTTTGGTCAGGCTCGGTGGAAAGAGACCGGTTAAAGCCTGAAGAAACCGGGTTGGTGTAAGACCCATCTCATTTCAGCCAATTTCTATTTCAATTCCTAATTTGACTGAAGTGAGATTTTAATTGAGCCCAACCTTGAGAAGGAATCAACCGTTTGACCACCTCTACCACCTGCTGTTACTGTAACCACTGAACAATAGGGGAGTCTGCAGGAGAGTTTCAGGAAGATTTTAGCGAACGACCTGTCCAGGAGTATCGTCCGCTGAATGCAGTTCTACATGTTGTCCCAAAACACTCAAATATTTTCCTCTCGTTTGCTCTCTTGCCACACTTCTGTATATGCCAGCTGGTAGGTGAAAATAATATGGTGGAATCTTCCAGTAGGTTAGAATAGGTGGCATTTCTAAAGTGTTGCTTTCATCTATCTAGTTAAGATCTGTGGTCATGTGAAGAGGGATGTGGACATGGTGCTATTTGAGAGTATTTTTAGCGACTCTGGAGTTAGAATTTCTGTTCAGGGATTTCATTTAGTCTGTTATAAAATGAGTATCTTGGCGCCATTCTAGAATGTTGTTGTTGCTCATGCTGCTTTGGACCGACACCCCTTCCTGGCTGTCATTGGTCCCATTGGGAGCCAATCAACACTCCCTGTCATTCCCACTCTCTGTACATAGTATACATATTCTCCTCTTAGTTTCAACACTCCTACGGTCAGAAAACACTTGAAGGGATCATGTCAGAGGCCGTTGTGTGGAACTCAACT
Coding sequences within:
- the LOC115149285 gene encoding voltage-dependent anion-selective channel protein 2 isoform X3, coding for MEFNTSGSSNTDTGKAAGNLETKYKMKELGLSFNQKWNTDNTLATEVTVEDQLAQGLKLALDTSFVPNTGKKSGKLKTGYKRDFLNVGCDVDFEGPIIHAAAVVGYEGWLAGYQMAFDTAKSKLAQNNFALGYKAGDFQLHTNVNDGTEFGGSIYQKVDDQLETAVTLAWTAGSNNTRFGIAAKYALDKDASLSAKVNNASLIGVGYTQSLRPGVKVTLSALIDGKNFNTGGHKVGLGFELEA
- the LOC115149285 gene encoding voltage-dependent anion-selective channel protein 2 isoform X1 — protein: MAVPPSYSDLGKAAKDIFSKGYGFGIVKLDLKTKSQSGVMEFNTSGSSNTDTGKAAGNLETKYKMKELGLSFNQKWNTDNTLATEVTVEDQLAQGLKLALDTSFVPNTGKKSGKLKTGYKRDFLNVGCDVDFEGPIIHAAAVVGYEGWLAGYQMAFDTAKSKLAQNNFALGYKAGDFQLHTNVNDGTEFGGSIYQKVDDQLETAVTLAWTAGSNNTRFGIAAKYALDKDASLSAKVNNASLIGVGYTQSLRPGVKVTLSALIDGKNFNTGGHKVGLGFELEA
- the LOC115149285 gene encoding voltage-dependent anion-selective channel protein 2 isoform X2 — protein: MAVPPSYSDLGKAAKDIFSKGYGFGIVKLDLKTKSQSGVEFNTSGSSNTDTGKAAGNLETKYKMKELGLSFNQKWNTDNTLATEVTVEDQLAQGLKLALDTSFVPNTGKKSGKLKTGYKRDFLNVGCDVDFEGPIIHAAAVVGYEGWLAGYQMAFDTAKSKLAQNNFALGYKAGDFQLHTNVNDGTEFGGSIYQKVDDQLETAVTLAWTAGSNNTRFGIAAKYALDKDASLSAKVNNASLIGVGYTQSLRPGVKVTLSALIDGKNFNTGGHKVGLGFELEA